The Pantoea nemavictus genome includes a region encoding these proteins:
- a CDS encoding serine hydrolase domain-containing protein encodes MTANWQHAAQVAQQITESWQQPGAPGGAIVLFDAQQIHSTHCAGLADLAQQTPFSADSVVRFASITKHIFAALVTGPGRRYLQLDDTLAQHLPQLSGANGQITVGQALDMSSGLPDVRETLSLLGLSVYNATSAADLLDFIAREGELNYAPGSEISYTNTGYRLVEEALKAKGVGFNDLLQQYLCDPLDINLIAPESWFDVVPGLVPGYWQNGARWQLASAGLHLSASGSVTGSLNHLTRWLQSLLADSGPGAGVLQRLTAPRNLNDGRTSGYGLGITSSTLGSQTLFGHGGSHAGYKSYFLLHPELKLGVALVANREDVTTSESVLRVMAALLKRELPEKGHDLTPGLYVAENAADWLEINGVTATWLGAGETLWRDDAHGDAVSLSSTFPLQLRHDGAAIVGEIGHAARRFVPVQADRASLDNLQGRWLAPQWRSELVIEDDSLIMGIGPAAIRARLQSLGGDRVLATAQDGPWEKRFVIAREGDSLRLMLNRSRVVKFRR; translated from the coding sequence ATGACCGCTAACTGGCAACACGCCGCGCAGGTCGCACAACAGATCACTGAAAGCTGGCAACAGCCTGGCGCACCGGGCGGCGCAATCGTGCTGTTTGATGCGCAGCAGATTCACTCAACCCACTGCGCCGGCTTGGCCGATTTGGCGCAGCAAACGCCGTTTAGCGCCGACAGCGTGGTGCGTTTCGCCTCCATCACCAAACATATCTTTGCCGCTTTAGTGACGGGACCCGGCCGCCGCTATCTGCAGCTTGATGACACGCTGGCGCAGCATCTGCCGCAGCTCAGCGGCGCCAACGGGCAGATTACCGTTGGTCAGGCGCTGGATATGAGCAGCGGCTTGCCGGACGTGCGCGAAACCTTATCGCTGCTGGGATTGTCGGTGTACAACGCGACGAGCGCCGCCGACCTATTGGATTTTATCGCGCGTGAAGGCGAGCTCAACTATGCGCCCGGCAGCGAAATCTCATACACCAACACCGGCTATCGGCTGGTGGAAGAAGCGTTAAAAGCCAAAGGCGTGGGCTTCAACGATCTGCTGCAGCAGTACCTCTGCGATCCGCTGGATATCAACCTGATTGCGCCGGAAAGCTGGTTTGATGTCGTGCCAGGTTTAGTGCCGGGTTACTGGCAAAACGGCGCACGCTGGCAGCTTGCCAGCGCCGGTTTACATCTTTCTGCTTCGGGTAGCGTGACCGGCAGTCTGAACCATTTGACGCGCTGGCTGCAGAGCCTGCTGGCCGATAGCGGACCGGGCGCGGGCGTGCTGCAGCGCCTGACTGCGCCGCGCAATCTCAACGATGGCCGCACCAGCGGTTACGGTTTGGGCATCACCAGCTCGACGCTTGGCAGCCAGACGCTGTTTGGCCACGGCGGTTCGCATGCAGGCTATAAGAGCTATTTCCTGCTGCATCCGGAGTTAAAACTTGGCGTGGCGCTGGTCGCCAATCGCGAAGATGTCACCACCTCGGAAAGCGTGTTGCGCGTGATGGCGGCGCTGCTTAAGCGCGAATTGCCGGAGAAAGGACACGATTTAACGCCGGGGCTGTACGTGGCGGAAAACGCGGCCGACTGGCTGGAGATCAACGGCGTGACGGCCACCTGGCTCGGCGCCGGTGAAACGTTGTGGCGTGACGATGCGCATGGCGATGCGGTGTCGCTCTCCAGCACCTTCCCGCTGCAGTTACGCCATGATGGCGCGGCGATTGTGGGTGAAATCGGTCATGCCGCACGACGTTTTGTGCCGGTGCAGGCCGATCGGGCCAGCCTCGATAATCTGCAAGGCCGCTGGTTGGCGCCGCAGTGGCGCAGCGAGTTGGTGATTGAGGACGACAGCCTAATTATGGGCATCGGCCCGGCAGCCATTCGTGCCCGGTTGCAGTCGCTGGGCGGCGATCGCGTACTGGCCACCGCGCAGGATGGGCCGTGGGAGAAGCGTTTTGTGATTGCGCGTGAAGGCGATTCGCTGCGGTTAATGCTGAACCGCAGCCGCGTGGTGAAGTTTAGGCGTTAA
- a CDS encoding fumarylacetoacetate hydrolase family protein, with translation MQLCSFYLIDQQRKSYGIVQQEGVIDIGSRLGADCPDLKTLLQRGALSDLDAYLSQPVDHPFSAIRFLPVVENPGKVFCVGMNYADKRKEFAETIEAPTLFVRFADSLAAHEQPLLKPATTQEFDYEGELAVIIGKPAYQVKAADALQHVAGYSCFMDATVRDMQFTWFTAGKNWQQTGGFGPWMTTADEIPDPQQLAIKTWLNQREVQNDTTASMVHPVAKIIEYISAFSPLSPGDVIITGSPGGVGKKRTPPLFMFPGDEIEVEIEKIGRLRHRVA, from the coding sequence ATGCAGCTCTGCAGTTTTTATCTTATTGACCAGCAAAGAAAAAGTTACGGTATTGTGCAGCAAGAGGGCGTGATTGATATCGGTTCGCGCCTCGGCGCTGACTGTCCGGATCTGAAAACTTTGCTGCAACGCGGCGCGTTGAGCGATCTCGATGCCTACCTTTCACAGCCAGTTGATCATCCGTTTAGCGCTATTCGCTTCCTGCCGGTGGTGGAAAATCCTGGCAAAGTGTTCTGCGTTGGCATGAACTACGCCGATAAACGCAAAGAGTTTGCCGAGACGATTGAAGCGCCAACGCTGTTTGTACGTTTCGCAGATTCGCTGGCGGCGCACGAACAGCCGCTGCTGAAACCGGCCACCACGCAAGAGTTTGATTACGAAGGCGAATTGGCGGTGATCATCGGTAAACCCGCCTATCAGGTGAAGGCCGCCGATGCGCTGCAACACGTTGCTGGCTACAGCTGCTTTATGGACGCCACGGTACGCGATATGCAGTTTACCTGGTTCACCGCCGGTAAAAACTGGCAGCAAACCGGTGGATTCGGTCCGTGGATGACCACTGCCGACGAGATCCCCGATCCGCAGCAGCTGGCGATTAAAACCTGGCTTAATCAGCGCGAAGTGCAGAACGATACCACCGCCAGCATGGTGCATCCGGTGGCGAAGATCATTGAGTACATTTCAGCGTTCAGCCCGCTGTCGCCGGGCGATGTGATCATCACCGGCTCTCCGGGCGGCGTCGGTAAAAAACGCACGCCACCGCTATTTATGTTCCCCGGCGATGAGATTGAAGTGGAAATCGAGAAAATCGGACGATTGCGTCACCGCGTGGCCTGA
- a CDS encoding M55 family metallopeptidase yields MKIFISADIEGIAGVMRPEQCSPGHAEYQLARGLMEQEVNAAIDGAFAGGATEVVVADSHAQMTNLRAENIDPRARMVQGKPRGLSMVEGIEQQPFDGLFFIGYHSAAGEPGVLAHTINGRAFWRIHINGKVMGESDIYAAAAAEQGTPLWLVSGDDQLKGWMAEHYPSVDYVCVKRAISHTCAESISPQAAQNAIRAAATAAVQRKRQVSTTRLSAPYDMQLQASKPVLADLFSLIPGVTRIDAVTVGYRADDMNTLISLLSAFSYLASTQS; encoded by the coding sequence ATGAAAATATTCATCTCAGCCGATATCGAAGGCATTGCGGGCGTGATGCGCCCGGAACAGTGTTCACCCGGCCACGCGGAATACCAACTGGCGCGTGGATTGATGGAACAGGAAGTCAACGCCGCTATCGATGGCGCATTTGCCGGTGGTGCCACCGAAGTGGTGGTGGCTGACAGCCACGCGCAGATGACCAACCTGCGTGCGGAAAATATCGATCCACGTGCGCGCATGGTGCAGGGCAAACCGCGCGGTTTATCAATGGTGGAAGGCATCGAGCAGCAGCCGTTTGATGGCCTGTTCTTTATTGGCTATCACAGCGCGGCGGGCGAGCCTGGCGTGCTGGCGCACACCATTAACGGCCGCGCGTTCTGGCGTATTCACATCAACGGCAAGGTGATGGGCGAAAGCGACATTTATGCGGCAGCGGCGGCTGAACAGGGCACGCCGCTGTGGCTGGTGAGCGGTGACGATCAGCTTAAAGGCTGGATGGCTGAACACTATCCATCGGTGGATTACGTCTGCGTGAAACGCGCGATTTCGCACACTTGCGCGGAATCTATCAGTCCGCAGGCGGCGCAAAACGCCATTCGCGCAGCGGCGACCGCCGCCGTGCAGCGTAAACGGCAGGTCAGCACCACGCGCCTGAGCGCGCCTTATGATATGCAGCTGCAGGCCAGCAAACCGGTGCTGGCGGATCTGTTCAGCCTGATTCCCGGCGTGACGCGCATCGACGCGGTTACCGTCGGCTATCGCGCGGATGATATGAATACGCTGATTAGCCTGCTGAGCGCCTTCTCCTATCTGGCGAGCACGCAGTCTTAA
- a CDS encoding P1 family peptidase — MDFQQLQRDLLLQRWRSERQLGQPRTVSGANNRLSDVPGVRVGHYTLADGERQTGVTAIVPPGDNLFTQPLPCAAAVFNGFAKPVGLVQVEELGVLQTPILLSNTLAVGTLFTTLVRDAISRNHELGRSLPTVNPLALECNDGWLNDIQALAITEAMAQQALDNATADFARGSVGAGRGMSCFSLKGGIGTASRLIPSLNATLGVFVLANFGALTALTLDGVRLGEMIAPLLPELAPQRDAGSIIIIMATNAPLDARQLKRVAKRAGAGLGRLGSYWGHGSGDIAVAFSTQPQPQPPEESALEPLLAAAADATEHAVLDALLSAEAVTGFRGHHRPSLSDVLDRLALSSRSA; from the coding sequence ATGGACTTTCAACAACTGCAGCGCGACCTGCTGCTGCAACGCTGGCGCAGCGAGCGTCAGCTGGGACAACCGCGCACCGTTAGTGGTGCCAACAATCGCCTAAGCGATGTGCCGGGCGTGCGCGTCGGACATTACACGCTGGCCGATGGCGAGCGGCAAACCGGCGTCACCGCGATTGTGCCGCCGGGCGACAATCTGTTTACTCAGCCGCTGCCCTGTGCGGCTGCGGTGTTCAACGGTTTCGCAAAGCCGGTTGGCCTGGTGCAGGTTGAAGAGTTGGGCGTGCTGCAGACGCCGATTTTGCTCAGCAACACGCTGGCGGTGGGCACGCTATTTACCACGCTGGTGCGCGATGCCATCAGCCGCAACCACGAGTTGGGCCGCAGCTTGCCGACGGTCAATCCGCTGGCGCTGGAGTGCAACGATGGCTGGCTCAACGATATTCAGGCGCTGGCAATCACGGAAGCCATGGCGCAACAGGCACTGGATAACGCCACCGCCGATTTTGCGCGCGGCAGCGTCGGTGCCGGGCGCGGTATGAGCTGCTTCAGTTTAAAAGGTGGCATTGGCACGGCATCGCGCCTGATTCCGTCGCTCAATGCCACGCTTGGCGTATTCGTGCTGGCCAACTTTGGTGCTTTAACCGCACTGACGTTGGACGGCGTGCGCCTCGGCGAGATGATTGCGCCGCTGCTGCCGGAACTGGCGCCACAGCGTGATGCCGGCTCCATCATCATTATTATGGCGACCAATGCGCCGCTTGATGCACGGCAACTCAAGCGCGTCGCCAAACGCGCCGGTGCCGGTTTAGGACGTTTGGGCAGCTATTGGGGCCACGGTTCGGGCGATATTGCTGTGGCGTTCTCCACCCAGCCGCAGCCGCAGCCGCCGGAAGAATCGGCGCTGGAACCGCTGCTCGCCGCCGCTGCTGATGCCACCGAACACGCGGTGCTGGATGCCTTGCTGAGCGCCGAAGCCGTCACCGGTTTCCGCGGCCATCATCGCCCATCGTTAAGCGACGTTTTGGATCGATTGGCGCTGTCGTCCCGGTCGGCATAA
- a CDS encoding ABC transporter permease subunit, producing the protein MSLQSLPAHAQEAIRSPWRDFLHALVRNPLALVSGGFVLLLVLVAIFAPWLAPWDPMAPDWMALSSPPSSTHWMGTDELGRDLFSRIIFGARISLYVGVLSVTLGMVVGVLLGLLAGYYGRWIDMLIMRGSDVLFAFPGMLLAIAVVAILGPGLNNVIIAVAIFSVPVFARIVRASTLSLKQAAYVEAVRCAGAPDRVILLRHILPGTLSNVIVYFTMRIGTSILTAAGLSFIGLGPEPDVPEWGNILAMSRSMMMAGLWHVSVFPGLAIFITVLAFNLLGDALRDTLDPKLKS; encoded by the coding sequence ATGAGTCTGCAATCTCTGCCTGCCCACGCGCAGGAGGCGATCCGTTCGCCGTGGCGTGATTTCCTGCACGCGCTGGTGCGTAATCCGCTGGCGCTGGTCTCTGGTGGTTTTGTACTGCTGCTGGTGCTGGTGGCTATTTTCGCGCCGTGGCTCGCGCCCTGGGACCCGATGGCGCCGGACTGGATGGCGCTGTCCTCGCCGCCGTCCAGCACGCACTGGATGGGCACCGACGAACTGGGCCGCGATCTCTTCAGCCGCATCATCTTTGGCGCGCGCATCTCGCTGTACGTCGGCGTGCTGTCGGTCACGCTCGGCATGGTGGTTGGCGTGCTGCTGGGGCTGCTGGCGGGCTACTATGGCCGCTGGATCGATATGCTGATCATGCGCGGCTCCGATGTGCTGTTTGCCTTTCCTGGCATGCTGCTGGCGATTGCGGTGGTAGCGATTCTCGGCCCGGGGCTGAATAACGTCATCATCGCGGTGGCGATCTTCAGCGTGCCGGTATTTGCGCGTATCGTGCGTGCTTCCACCTTGTCGCTGAAGCAGGCGGCGTACGTCGAAGCGGTGCGCTGTGCCGGTGCGCCGGATCGCGTGATTCTGCTGCGCCATATTCTGCCGGGCACGCTCTCTAACGTGATTGTCTATTTCACCATGCGTATCGGCACCAGTATTCTCACTGCTGCCGGGCTGAGTTTTATCGGCCTTGGCCCGGAACCCGATGTGCCGGAGTGGGGCAATATTCTGGCGATGAGCCGCAGCATGATGATGGCCGGCTTGTGGCACGTCAGCGTGTTTCCGGGGCTGGCGATATTTATTACCGTGCTGGCGTTTAACCTGCTGGGTGACGCGCTGCGCGACACGCTCGATCCCAAATTAAAGAGCTAA
- a CDS encoding ABC transporter permease: protein MFAYIIRRLLEMIPVLLVVSLLVFGFIKLLPGDPARIYAGPDAPLAAVEAARQHLGLNDPLPQQYINWIGGLLRGDLGVTYRTQQPVLDVIKQGFMPTMWLALAGFAWSVILGLFLGVFAALKRGKWQDWTLMSVAVGGISMPTFWLGLLLIQFVAMPFGLFSVSGFNQPSDIVLPAITLGSSVAAVMARFTRSAFLEVAQEDYVRTAKAKGLRNRLVTWKHVMRNALIPVITMLGLQFGFLLGGSIVVESVFNWPGLGWLLIESIKAQDQPVIQALVMLFVFEFIVINLLVDLLYAVVNPAIRLRQEP, encoded by the coding sequence ATGTTCGCATACATCATTCGCCGACTGCTGGAGATGATCCCCGTTCTGCTGGTGGTCTCGCTGCTGGTCTTCGGCTTCATCAAGCTGCTGCCTGGCGATCCGGCGCGCATCTACGCTGGGCCGGATGCGCCTTTGGCTGCGGTGGAAGCCGCGCGTCAACATCTCGGGCTCAACGATCCGCTGCCGCAGCAATATATCAACTGGATCGGCGGCCTGCTGCGCGGCGATCTTGGCGTCACTTACCGCACCCAACAGCCGGTGCTGGACGTCATCAAACAAGGCTTTATGCCGACGATGTGGCTGGCGCTGGCGGGGTTTGCCTGGTCGGTCATTCTCGGCCTGTTCCTCGGCGTCTTTGCCGCCCTGAAACGCGGTAAATGGCAGGACTGGACCTTGATGAGCGTCGCCGTCGGCGGCATCTCGATGCCGACCTTCTGGCTGGGTCTGTTGCTGATCCAGTTCGTCGCCATGCCGTTTGGCCTGTTTTCGGTCAGCGGCTTCAATCAACCCAGCGACATCGTATTACCGGCTATCACGCTCGGTTCGTCGGTGGCGGCGGTGATGGCGCGCTTCACCCGCTCGGCGTTTCTCGAAGTGGCGCAGGAAGATTACGTGCGCACCGCCAAAGCCAAAGGGCTGCGCAATCGGCTGGTGACGTGGAAACATGTGATGCGTAACGCATTGATCCCGGTGATCACCATGCTCGGCTTGCAGTTTGGTTTTCTGCTCGGCGGATCGATCGTGGTCGAAAGCGTCTTCAACTGGCCGGGATTAGGTTGGCTGTTGATCGAGTCGATCAAGGCGCAGGATCAGCCGGTGATCCAGGCGTTAGTGATGCTGTTCGTGTTTGAATTTATTGTGATTAACCTGCTGGTCGATCTGCTGTATGCCGTGGTCAACCCAGCGATTCGCCTGCGACAGGAGCCGTAA
- a CDS encoding glutathione ABC transporter substrate-binding protein has protein sequence MNPIFRRTALALGLTLSLAAAAQAQDLRISMYADITGLDPHDTSDNVSYSVQSGIFERLFQFDAKMKLQPWLATRYTSNDSATEFTLTLRKDVTFQDGTPFDAEAVKANLDRLADQKKGLKRNSLYKMIEKVTVLAPDQVKIELNQSFGAFINTLAHPSAVMWSPAILKQYPEEAQLRLHPVGTGPFKFVTWQPGKAVTLAKYDGYWQKGWPKVDNVIFSPSPEDATRVAALKSGQVDAIWPLPSDLIATVQSDSKLAIQRDPSIYLYYMAINTQHKPLADVRVRQAINYAIDRDLWLKVAFAGLGKPASSAIPAGVQFYQKQSAPNYRYAPDEAKALLKAAGYPNGLDLKLWVTNATASVRAAQVLKAQLATVGIRATVTPMDSGTRNAKLWGVKDPKEAEFDLYYGGWSTSTGDADWALRPLYATESWVPTSYNVSYFSNAEADKAIAGGLATADPAKRGEAYAEAQKVLWKEAPVAFLGTPDNLVGKRSTLSGVSMLPDGNFLFNQAAFK, from the coding sequence ATGAACCCGATTTTCCGCCGTACGGCGCTTGCGCTCGGATTGACCCTCTCGCTGGCCGCCGCGGCTCAGGCACAGGATCTGCGCATTTCGATGTATGCCGACATCACCGGCCTCGATCCGCACGATACCTCAGACAACGTCAGCTACTCGGTGCAGAGCGGCATCTTTGAACGCCTGTTCCAGTTCGATGCAAAGATGAAGCTGCAGCCGTGGCTGGCCACCCGCTACACCAGCAACGACAGCGCCACCGAATTTACCCTGACGCTGCGTAAAGACGTCACTTTCCAGGACGGCACGCCGTTTGATGCCGAAGCGGTAAAAGCCAACCTCGATCGCCTCGCCGACCAGAAAAAAGGCCTCAAGCGCAACAGTCTGTACAAGATGATTGAGAAGGTGACGGTGCTGGCGCCGGATCAGGTAAAAATCGAGCTTAACCAATCGTTTGGTGCCTTCATCAACACGCTGGCGCATCCGTCGGCAGTGATGTGGAGCCCGGCAATCCTCAAGCAATATCCAGAAGAAGCGCAGCTGCGTCTGCATCCGGTGGGGACCGGTCCCTTCAAATTCGTCACCTGGCAGCCGGGTAAAGCGGTGACGCTGGCAAAGTATGATGGCTACTGGCAAAAGGGCTGGCCGAAGGTGGATAACGTGATCTTCTCGCCAAGTCCGGAAGATGCTACGCGCGTCGCGGCACTGAAGTCGGGCCAGGTTGATGCGATCTGGCCGCTACCGTCGGATCTGATCGCCACCGTGCAGAGCGATAGCAAACTGGCGATCCAGCGCGATCCGAGCATTTACCTCTACTACATGGCGATCAACACCCAGCACAAACCGCTGGCCGATGTACGTGTACGCCAGGCGATCAACTACGCCATCGACCGCGATCTGTGGCTAAAAGTCGCCTTTGCCGGCTTGGGCAAACCGGCCAGCTCGGCGATTCCTGCAGGCGTGCAGTTCTATCAGAAGCAGAGCGCGCCGAACTATCGCTATGCACCGGATGAAGCCAAAGCGCTGTTGAAAGCCGCCGGTTACCCGAACGGCCTCGACCTGAAACTGTGGGTCACCAATGCCACCGCCAGCGTGCGTGCCGCGCAGGTGCTGAAAGCGCAGCTGGCAACGGTCGGCATTCGCGCCACGGTCACGCCAATGGATTCCGGTACGCGTAACGCCAAACTGTGGGGCGTGAAGGATCCGAAAGAGGCGGAATTTGACCTCTATTACGGCGGCTGGTCGACCTCAACCGGTGATGCCGACTGGGCGCTGCGTCCCCTTTATGCCACCGAATCCTGGGTGCCAACCTCGTACAACGTTTCGTACTTCAGCAATGCCGAAGCCGACAAAGCGATTGCCGGTGGCTTAGCCACCGCCGATCCGGCCAAACGTGGCGAGGCGTACGCTGAAGCGCAGAAAGTGTTGTGGAAAGAGGCACCGGTGGCTTTCCTCGGCACGCCAGACAATCTGGTTGGCAAGCGCAGCACGCTGAGCGGTGTGTCGATGCTGCCGGATGGTAACTTCCTGTTTAATCAGGCGGCGTTTAAGTAA
- a CDS encoding ABC transporter ATP-binding protein, producing MTDTLLTPNAASVAGSPPVLAIQDLSVSFRGRSGENQALKGISFNIHQGEIVAVVGESGSGKSVTSLAVMGLLAASGRIDRGSMQFRDRQGKAHQLASLNEPQRRALRGREMAMIFQEPMTSLNPVLRVGDQLTEALRDHQICDKSQAEARARELLRQVRIADVDRVMKSYPHSLSGGMRQRVMIAQALACDPQLLIADEPTTALDVTVQARILHILRDLQREKQMAVLFITHDMGVVAEIADRVVVMLRGEVVEQGTVSDIFNAPQHPYTKALLAAVPKLGDMREHAWPQRFPLLGSEANDRSEQRTARYDETPLLDVRGLKVYYPIRSGIFSALTHQVHAVEQIDFSLWPGETLAIVGESGCGKSTTGRALMRLINSDADSIHFQGNEIANLKEAQFQPLRREIQMVFQDPYASLNPRLTVGFTIAEPLLLHGMVKSLEEASPQVDALLKSVGLLPEHAQRYPHEFSGGQRQRIAIARAMALKPKVIIADEAVSALDVSIQAQVVNLMMDLQQQTGVAWIFISHDMAVVERIANRVAVMYLGQIVELGPRQSIFNQPQHPYTQRLLASVPVADPQNRQPRTFEESEIPSPLRKVGETVIKPRYRQVAPQHWVADFVSR from the coding sequence ATGACGGACACTTTACTTACCCCCAACGCCGCCAGCGTTGCCGGTTCACCACCGGTGCTCGCGATTCAGGACCTCAGCGTCAGCTTTCGCGGCCGCAGCGGCGAAAATCAGGCGCTAAAGGGCATCAGTTTTAATATTCATCAGGGCGAAATCGTCGCCGTGGTGGGCGAAAGTGGTTCGGGTAAATCGGTCACCTCGCTGGCGGTGATGGGCTTACTCGCCGCCTCTGGCCGTATCGATCGCGGCAGCATGCAGTTTCGCGATCGTCAGGGCAAAGCCCATCAACTGGCCAGCCTGAATGAACCTCAACGTCGCGCCCTGCGTGGCCGTGAGATGGCGATGATTTTTCAGGAGCCGATGACCTCGCTCAATCCGGTATTACGCGTTGGCGATCAGCTGACCGAAGCGCTGCGTGACCACCAGATTTGTGACAAAAGCCAGGCCGAGGCGCGCGCGCGCGAATTACTGCGTCAGGTGCGCATCGCCGATGTGGATCGCGTTATGAAAAGCTATCCGCATTCGCTGTCGGGCGGCATGCGCCAACGCGTGATGATTGCCCAGGCGCTGGCCTGCGATCCGCAGCTGTTGATTGCCGATGAGCCGACCACCGCGCTGGACGTTACGGTGCAGGCGCGCATTCTGCACATCCTGCGCGACCTGCAACGCGAGAAGCAGATGGCGGTGCTGTTTATCACCCACGACATGGGCGTGGTGGCCGAAATCGCCGATCGCGTGGTGGTGATGCTGCGAGGCGAAGTGGTTGAGCAGGGCACGGTCAGCGACATCTTCAATGCGCCGCAGCATCCTTATACCAAAGCGCTACTCGCCGCGGTGCCGAAGCTGGGCGATATGCGCGAACACGCGTGGCCGCAGCGTTTTCCGCTGTTGGGCAGCGAGGCCAACGATCGCAGCGAGCAGCGCACCGCGCGCTACGACGAAACGCCGCTGCTGGATGTGCGCGGTCTGAAAGTGTACTACCCGATTCGCAGCGGGATTTTCTCGGCGCTGACCCACCAGGTGCACGCGGTGGAGCAGATTGATTTCAGCCTGTGGCCGGGCGAAACCCTGGCGATTGTCGGCGAAAGCGGCTGCGGTAAATCCACCACCGGTCGTGCGCTGATGCGGCTGATCAACAGCGACGCCGACAGCATCCATTTCCAGGGTAATGAAATTGCCAATCTTAAAGAGGCGCAGTTCCAGCCGCTGCGCCGTGAAATCCAGATGGTGTTCCAGGATCCCTACGCCTCGCTCAATCCACGTTTGACGGTTGGTTTCACCATTGCTGAACCGCTGCTGCTGCACGGCATGGTGAAGTCGCTGGAAGAAGCTTCGCCGCAGGTCGATGCGCTGCTAAAAAGCGTGGGACTGCTGCCGGAACATGCGCAGCGCTATCCGCACGAGTTTTCCGGTGGCCAGCGTCAACGCATCGCCATCGCACGCGCCATGGCGTTGAAACCCAAAGTGATCATCGCCGATGAAGCGGTCTCGGCGCTCGACGTGTCGATTCAGGCGCAGGTGGTCAATCTGATGATGGATCTGCAGCAGCAAACCGGCGTGGCGTGGATCTTTATCTCGCACGATATGGCGGTGGTAGAGCGCATCGCCAACCGCGTGGCGGTGATGTATCTCGGCCAGATTGTCGAGCTCGGGCCGCGCCAGTCGATATTTAACCAGCCACAACATCCTTATACCCAACGTCTGCTGGCCTCGGTGCCGGTAGCCGATCCCCAGAACCGTCAACCCCGCACTTTCGAAGAGAGCGAAATTCCTTCGCCGCTGCGCAAGGTGGGAGAAACGGTCATTAAACCGCGTTATCGCCAGGTTGCTCCGCAACACTGGGTCGCTGACTTTGTTTCGCGCTAA
- the dgcA gene encoding N-acetyl-D-Glu racemase DgcA, giving the protein MRRMQIEVLELPLARPFAISRGTRTAVTVIRVTLEQNGFIGRGECTPTPRYDETPESVNAELDALRADIEAGLSRLDLQSRLSAGSARNALDCALWRLDAALAKHTLWQQCERLQPPSVITAETLSLDSIANMAAAAADAVSRGAILLKIKLNRDEILEKVAAIRQAAPRATLIIDANEAWSGVDLPSLLNALVSFNIAMVEQPLPAGQDQALQRFAHPIPICADESCHTREDIAPLRNRYEMINIKLDKCGGLTEALAMVEEAQKLDMRLMVGCMLGSSLAMEAALPVAIAAEHVDLDGPIWLAADSSPFLTYAQGQIWL; this is encoded by the coding sequence ATGCGGCGCATGCAGATTGAAGTGCTGGAGCTGCCGCTGGCGCGTCCGTTTGCCATCTCGCGTGGCACGCGTACGGCGGTTACGGTAATTCGCGTAACGCTGGAGCAAAACGGCTTTATTGGCCGTGGCGAATGTACGCCAACGCCGCGCTACGATGAAACGCCGGAAAGCGTCAACGCCGAGCTGGACGCGCTGCGCGCCGACATTGAAGCGGGTTTGAGCCGCCTCGATCTGCAAAGCCGTTTGTCTGCGGGTTCAGCGCGTAATGCGCTGGACTGTGCGCTGTGGCGCCTGGATGCTGCATTGGCGAAACACACGCTGTGGCAACAGTGCGAACGCCTTCAGCCGCCCTCGGTGATCACCGCCGAAACCCTCAGCCTCGATTCCATCGCGAACATGGCCGCCGCTGCTGCCGATGCGGTATCACGCGGTGCCATCCTGCTGAAAATCAAACTCAATCGCGACGAAATTCTGGAGAAAGTCGCCGCGATTCGTCAGGCCGCGCCGCGCGCCACGTTAATCATTGATGCTAACGAAGCCTGGTCAGGCGTGGATTTGCCCAGCCTGCTCAACGCGCTGGTCAGCTTTAACATTGCGATGGTCGAGCAGCCGCTGCCGGCGGGTCAGGATCAGGCGCTGCAGCGTTTTGCGCACCCGATTCCAATCTGTGCCGATGAGAGCTGCCACACGCGAGAAGACATCGCGCCGCTGCGCAATCGCTACGAAATGATCAACATCAAGCTGGATAAGTGCGGCGGTTTAACCGAAGCGCTGGCGATGGTGGAAGAGGCGCAGAAGCTGGATATGCGGCTGATGGTGGGCTGCATGCTCGGCTCATCACTGGCGATGGAGGCGGCGTTGCCGGTGGCGATTGCCGCGGAACACGTCGACCTCGATGGCCCGATCTGGTTGGCCGCTGACAGCTCGCCGTTCCTTACTTACGCTCAAGGCCAAATCTGGCTGTAA